The following are from one region of the Carassius auratus strain Wakin unplaced genomic scaffold, ASM336829v1 scaf_tig00214501, whole genome shotgun sequence genome:
- the LOC113092178 gene encoding striatin-interacting protein 1 homolog isoform X1 yields MEGVGLSANNKQKQNQMLPNKTRGEFTRNQRKDSEGLSEAPDLEFEYSDADNWAVELSELYSYTEGPEFLLNRKCFEEDFHTHMPDQKWTKLDSVQHRAHAMRLLDGLDVIGREHRLKVARAILYMAQGTFGECSSEVEVQHWMRYNSFLLLDVGAFTALLELLNMEIDNSAACSSAVRKPAISLADSTDLRVLLNIMYLMVETIQSEEPTDSPEWRTIRETFKSELGSPLYNHEPVSVMLFGMVTKFCSGHAPHFPMKKVLLLLWKTILFTLGGFEQLQCSKVSKRAELGLPPLPEDSLCVVRSMRAASPPASASDLIEQQQRRARRDHKALIKQDNLDAFNEKDPYKADDTREEEEENDDNDNSMEAEPFPIERDEVMPPPIPHPPTERVCFPKGLPWAPKVREKDIEQFLESSRSKFIGYTLGNDTDTVVGLPRPIHESIKTLKQHKYVSIAEVQIAKEEEYQKTPLSGGEEELELCAIELLYQGILPSLPQYMIALLKILLAAAPTSKAKTDSINILADVLPEEMPTTVLQSMKLGVDVNRHKEIIVKAISAILLLLLKHFKLNHVYQFEYMAQHLVFANCIPLILKFFNQNIMSYITAKNSISALDFPHCVVHELPELTAESLEAGDNNQFCWRNLFSCINLLRILNKLTKWKHSRTMMLVVFKSAPILKRALKVKQAMMQLYVLKLLKVQTKYLGRQWRKSNMKTMSAIYQKVRHRLNDDWAYGNADLDARPWDFQAEECALRASIERFNSRRYDKSQSNPEFLPVDNCLQSVLGQRIDLPEDFQMNYDLWLEREVFSKPISWEELLQ; encoded by the exons ATGGAGGGTGTCGGTTTAAGCGCTaacaacaaacagaaacaaaaccaaatgTTGCCGAATAAAACGCGCGGCGAGTTCACCAGAAACCAGAGGAAAGACTCCGAG GGTTTATCAGAAGCTCCTGATCTGGAGTTTGAATATTCAGATGCCGATAATTGGGCTGTTGAACTATCag AGTTGTACAGCTACACAGAGGGACCAGAGTTTCTGCTCAACAGAAAGTGCTTCGAAGAAGACTTCCACACTCATA TGCCCGATCAGAAATGGACCAAACTGGATTCGGTTCAGCACAGAGCTCATGCCATGCGTCTGCTGGACGGACTGGACGTGATCGGCCGAGAGCACCGCCTAAAAGTCGCCAGAGCCATCCTGTACATGGCTCAAG GGACGTTCGGCGAGTGTTCTTCAGAAGTGGAGGTGCAGCACTGGATGAGGTATAACAGCTTCCTGTTGCTGGATGTGGGAGCGTTCACTGCACTGCTGGAGCTGCTCAACATGGAGATCGA TAACAGTGCTGCATGCAGCAGTGCGGTCAGGAAACCTGCCATTTCACTGGCTGACAGCACTGACCTCAG GGTGCTGCTGAACATCATGTATCTGATGGTGGAGACCATCCAGAGTGAAGAACCCACAGACAGTCCAGAGTGGAGAACCATCAGAGAAACCTTCAAGTCTGAACTGG GTTCTCCTCTCTATAACCATGAGCCCGTCTCCGTCATGCTGTTCGGGATGGTCACCAAGTTCTGCAGCGGCCACGCGCCCCATTTCCCCATGAAGAAAGTCCTGCTGCTGCTCTGGAAGACCATCCTG TTCACTCTGGGAGGGTTCGAGCAGCTGCAGTGCAGTAAAGTCAGTAAACGGGCAGAACTGGGTCTCCCTCCGCTGCCCGAGGACAGCCTCTGTGTGGTGCGGAGCATGAGAGCCGCGTCCCCTCCGGCGTCCGCCTCCGACCTCATCGAGCAACAACAGAGACGCGCTCGGAGAGACCACAAG GCTCTGATAAAGCAAGACAATCTGGATGCATTTAACGAGAAGGACCCGTATAAAGCCGATGACACCcgtgaagaagaagaggaaaacgATGATAACGACAACTCTATGGAGGCGGAGCCTTTCCCAATAGAGCGTGATGAGGTCATGCCGCCACCCATCCCGCATCCCCCCACTGAGAGGGTCTGCTTCCCCAAGGGTCTACCCTGGGCTCCGAAAGTCAG GGAAAAGGACATCGAGCAGTTCCTGGAGTCCAGCAGGAGTAAATTCATCGGCTACACATTGGGAAA TGACACGGATACTGTAGTCGGTTTGCCCAGACCCATACATGAAAGCATCAAAACTCTCAAACAG CACAAGTATGTGTCCATCGCTGAGGTCCAGATCGCTAAAGAAGAGGAGTATCAGAAGACCCCTCTCTCCGGC ggTGAGGAAGAGCTGGAGTTGTGTGCCATAGAGCTCTTATACCAGGGTATTTTACCCAGTTTACCACAGTATATG attgcTCTGCTGAAGATCCTGTTGGCTGCTGCTCCCACATCCAAAGCCAAGACCGACTCCATCAACATCCTGGCGGACGTGCTGCCCGAGGAAATGCC CACTACGGTTCTCCAGAGCATGAAGTTGGGCGTAGATGTGAATCGCCATAAAGAAATCATTGTCAAAGCCATTTCAgccatactgctgctgctgctgaagcaTTTCAAACTCAACCACGTCTATCAG TTTGAGTACATGGCGCAGCATCTGGTGTTTGCCAACTGCATCCCGCTGATCCTGAAGTTCTTCAACCAGAACATCATGTCCTACATCACTGCTAAGAACAG TATCTCGGCTCTGGATTTCCCTCACTGCGTTGTTCATGAGCTTCCTGAACTCACTGCTGAGAGTCTG GAAGCTGGTGATAACAATCAGTTCTGCTGGAGGAACTTATTCTCCTGTATTAATCTATTGCGTATCCTGAATAAACTCACCAAATGGAAGCACTCCAGGACCATG ATGTTGGTAGTATTCAAATCAGCTCCGATCCTGAAGAGGGCGCTGAAGGTCAAGCAGGCCATGATGCAACTCTATGTGCTCAAACTGCTTAAAGTCCAGACAAAGTATCTAGGAAGGCAATGGAGAAAGAGCAACATGAAAACCATGTCGGCGATATACCAGAAAGTGCGCCATCGCCTCAACGATGACTGGGCTTACGGAAACG CAGACCTGGACGCTCGCCCGTGGGATTTCCAGGCGGAAGAGTGCGCCCTACGTGCTAGCATCGAACGGTTCAACAGCCGACGCTACGATAAGAGCCAGAGCAACCCCGAATTCCTCCCGGTGGACAACTGTCTGCAAAGCGTGCTGGGACAGCGGATCGACCTTCCGGAAGACTTCCAAATGAACTATGACCTTTGGCTGGAGCGGGAGGTCTTTTCCAAACCCATTTCCTGGGAAGAACTCCTGCAGTGA
- the LOC113092178 gene encoding striatin-interacting protein 1 homolog isoform X2, translating to MEGVGLSANNKQKQNQMLPNKTRGEFTRNQRKDSEGLSEAPDLEFEYSDADNWAVELSELYSYTEGPEFLLNRKCFEEDFHTHMPDQKWTKLDSVQHRAHAMRLLDGLDVIGREHRLKVARAILYMAQGTFGECSSEVEVQHWMRYNSFLLLDVGAFTALLELLNMEIDNSAACSSAVRKPAISLADSTDLRVLLNIMYLMVETIQSEEPTDSPEWRTIRETFKSELGSPLYNHEPVSVMLFGMVTKFCSGHAPHFPMKKVLLLLWKTILFTLGGFEQLQCSKVSKRAELGLPPLPEDSLCVVRSMRAASPPASASDLIEQQQRRARRDHKALIKQDNLDAFNEKDPYKADDTREEEEENDDNDNSMEAEPFPIERDEVMPPPIPHPPTERVCFPKGLPWAPKVREKDIEQFLESSRSKFIGYTLGNDTDTVVGLPRPIHESIKTLKQHKYVSIAEVQIAKEEEYQKTPLSGGEEELELCAIELLYQGILPSLPQYMIALLKILLAAAPTSKAKTDSINILADVLPEEMPTTVLQSMKLGVDVNRHKEIIVKAISAILLLLLKHFKLNHVYQFEYMAQHLVFANCIPLILKFFNQNIMSYITAKNSISALDFPHCVVHELPELTAESLEAGDNNQFCWRNLFSCINLLRILNKLTKWKHSRTMMLVVFKSAPILKRALKVKQAMMQLYVLKLLKVQTKYLGRQWRKSNMKTMSAIYQKVRHRLNDDWAYGNDLDARPWDFQAEECALRASIERFNSRRYDKSQSNPEFLPVDNCLQSVLGQRIDLPEDFQMNYDLWLEREVFSKPISWEELLQ from the exons ATGGAGGGTGTCGGTTTAAGCGCTaacaacaaacagaaacaaaaccaaatgTTGCCGAATAAAACGCGCGGCGAGTTCACCAGAAACCAGAGGAAAGACTCCGAG GGTTTATCAGAAGCTCCTGATCTGGAGTTTGAATATTCAGATGCCGATAATTGGGCTGTTGAACTATCag AGTTGTACAGCTACACAGAGGGACCAGAGTTTCTGCTCAACAGAAAGTGCTTCGAAGAAGACTTCCACACTCATA TGCCCGATCAGAAATGGACCAAACTGGATTCGGTTCAGCACAGAGCTCATGCCATGCGTCTGCTGGACGGACTGGACGTGATCGGCCGAGAGCACCGCCTAAAAGTCGCCAGAGCCATCCTGTACATGGCTCAAG GGACGTTCGGCGAGTGTTCTTCAGAAGTGGAGGTGCAGCACTGGATGAGGTATAACAGCTTCCTGTTGCTGGATGTGGGAGCGTTCACTGCACTGCTGGAGCTGCTCAACATGGAGATCGA TAACAGTGCTGCATGCAGCAGTGCGGTCAGGAAACCTGCCATTTCACTGGCTGACAGCACTGACCTCAG GGTGCTGCTGAACATCATGTATCTGATGGTGGAGACCATCCAGAGTGAAGAACCCACAGACAGTCCAGAGTGGAGAACCATCAGAGAAACCTTCAAGTCTGAACTGG GTTCTCCTCTCTATAACCATGAGCCCGTCTCCGTCATGCTGTTCGGGATGGTCACCAAGTTCTGCAGCGGCCACGCGCCCCATTTCCCCATGAAGAAAGTCCTGCTGCTGCTCTGGAAGACCATCCTG TTCACTCTGGGAGGGTTCGAGCAGCTGCAGTGCAGTAAAGTCAGTAAACGGGCAGAACTGGGTCTCCCTCCGCTGCCCGAGGACAGCCTCTGTGTGGTGCGGAGCATGAGAGCCGCGTCCCCTCCGGCGTCCGCCTCCGACCTCATCGAGCAACAACAGAGACGCGCTCGGAGAGACCACAAG GCTCTGATAAAGCAAGACAATCTGGATGCATTTAACGAGAAGGACCCGTATAAAGCCGATGACACCcgtgaagaagaagaggaaaacgATGATAACGACAACTCTATGGAGGCGGAGCCTTTCCCAATAGAGCGTGATGAGGTCATGCCGCCACCCATCCCGCATCCCCCCACTGAGAGGGTCTGCTTCCCCAAGGGTCTACCCTGGGCTCCGAAAGTCAG GGAAAAGGACATCGAGCAGTTCCTGGAGTCCAGCAGGAGTAAATTCATCGGCTACACATTGGGAAA TGACACGGATACTGTAGTCGGTTTGCCCAGACCCATACATGAAAGCATCAAAACTCTCAAACAG CACAAGTATGTGTCCATCGCTGAGGTCCAGATCGCTAAAGAAGAGGAGTATCAGAAGACCCCTCTCTCCGGC ggTGAGGAAGAGCTGGAGTTGTGTGCCATAGAGCTCTTATACCAGGGTATTTTACCCAGTTTACCACAGTATATG attgcTCTGCTGAAGATCCTGTTGGCTGCTGCTCCCACATCCAAAGCCAAGACCGACTCCATCAACATCCTGGCGGACGTGCTGCCCGAGGAAATGCC CACTACGGTTCTCCAGAGCATGAAGTTGGGCGTAGATGTGAATCGCCATAAAGAAATCATTGTCAAAGCCATTTCAgccatactgctgctgctgctgaagcaTTTCAAACTCAACCACGTCTATCAG TTTGAGTACATGGCGCAGCATCTGGTGTTTGCCAACTGCATCCCGCTGATCCTGAAGTTCTTCAACCAGAACATCATGTCCTACATCACTGCTAAGAACAG TATCTCGGCTCTGGATTTCCCTCACTGCGTTGTTCATGAGCTTCCTGAACTCACTGCTGAGAGTCTG GAAGCTGGTGATAACAATCAGTTCTGCTGGAGGAACTTATTCTCCTGTATTAATCTATTGCGTATCCTGAATAAACTCACCAAATGGAAGCACTCCAGGACCATG ATGTTGGTAGTATTCAAATCAGCTCCGATCCTGAAGAGGGCGCTGAAGGTCAAGCAGGCCATGATGCAACTCTATGTGCTCAAACTGCTTAAAGTCCAGACAAAGTATCTAGGAAGGCAATGGAGAAAGAGCAACATGAAAACCATGTCGGCGATATACCAGAAAGTGCGCCATCGCCTCAACGATGACTGGGCTTACGGAAACG ACCTGGACGCTCGCCCGTGGGATTTCCAGGCGGAAGAGTGCGCCCTACGTGCTAGCATCGAACGGTTCAACAGCCGACGCTACGATAAGAGCCAGAGCAACCCCGAATTCCTCCCGGTGGACAACTGTCTGCAAAGCGTGCTGGGACAGCGGATCGACCTTCCGGAAGACTTCCAAATGAACTATGACCTTTGGCTGGAGCGGGAGGTCTTTTCCAAACCCATTTCCTGGGAAGAACTCCTGCAGTGA